One region of Ptiloglossa arizonensis isolate GNS036 chromosome 8, iyPtiAriz1_principal, whole genome shotgun sequence genomic DNA includes:
- the Trus gene encoding programmed cell death 2 like trus isoform X3, which yields MACDNRTKVYLGYEDEYVTDKHRPNINFMTNKIGGFPNCHEKHTLSLPQCRLCGLYQLLALQLVQVLDEECKTNALDSSSVHVPSTTSWLSDADDWGDNINDNSEQNGNNYLSNNAIEFNFSLQREIDENIREELSVLHVDDPNANSPASVESPVGIGAVGRLDSPQATAEIDGEESEVVCIDTPIQPQCDLISLLHDVTPFPVQLESNTETKFSFVEIFLSVEEEDRFADVPQHVCDLLLEYQYRNPDLSIKPVADSDEGKTTETGAEKYEKSIPMHGDEMFHNFICQIQKNPGQLLRYSRDNSTPLLLYPISGYVGKCKHCGGEMIFEVQILPTLISTLILQPRSEQNFQIEFGNVLVYTCIRSCWSTTDLYREEHVIVQAERL from the exons ATGGCTTGTGATAATCGGACGAAAGTGTATCTGGGATACGAAGATGAATACGTCACTGACAAACACCGaccgaatattaattttatgacAAATAAAATCGGCGGATTTCCA AACTGTCATGAGAAACATACATTGTCATTACCGCAATGTAGACTGTGTGGATTATATCAACTTCTGGCACTTCAATT GGTTCAAGTATTAGACGAGGAGTGCAAAACAAATGCTTTAGACAGTAGCAGTGTACATGTGCCATCTACAACATCATGGTTATCAGATGCAGATGACTGGGGTGATAATATAAATGACAATTCTGAACAAAATGGGAATAATTACTTGTCAAACAATGcaatagaatttaatttttctttgcaaAGAGAAATAGATGAAAATATCAGGGAAGAACTTTCTGTATTACATGTTGATGATCCTAATGCGAACAG tCCAGCAAGTGTAGAATCTCCAGTTGGAATAGGTGCTGTAGGTAGATTAGATTCACCTCAAGCAACGGCTGAAATTGATGGAGAAGAAAGCGAAGTTGTATGCATTGATACTCCAATCCAGCCTCAATGTGATTTAATCAGTTTGTTGCATGATGTTACTCCTTTTCCTGTTCAATTAGAATCAAAtactgaaacaaaattttcattcgttgaaatattcctttctGTGGAAGAAGAAGATCGTTTTGCAGATGTACCACAACATGTTTGTGATTTACTTCTCGAATACCAATATAGAAATCCAGATTTATCAATAAAACCTGTAGCAGACTCGGATGAAGGTAAGACCACAGAAACAGGtgcagaaaaatatgaaaagagtATTCCTATGCATGGAGATGAAATGTTTCACAACTTTATTTGTCAAATACAGAAGAATCCTGGTCAGCTCTTacg ATATTCCCGAGACAATTCTACACCATTATTATTATATCCTATTAGTGGATATGTTGGAAAATGTAAACATTGCGGCGGTGAAATGATATTTGAAGTCCAAATTTTACCGACATTAATATCTACATTAATTCTTCAACCACGATCTgaacaaaatttccaaattgaATTTGGAAATGTTTTAGTTTACACTTGTATCAGAAGTTGTTGGTCTACAACAGATTTATACAGAGAAGAACATGTTATTGTTCAAGCAGAAAGATTATAG
- the Trus gene encoding programmed cell death 2 like trus isoform X2, with protein MACDNRTKVYLGYEDEYVTDKHRPNINFMTNKIGGFPNCHEKHTLSLPQCRLCGLYQLLALQFWTCLRVQVLDEECKTNALDSSSVHVPSTTSWLSDADDWGDNINDNSEQNGNNYLSNNAIEFNFSLQREIDENIREELSVLHVDDPNANSPASVESPVGIGAVGRLDSPQATAEIDGEESEVVCIDTPIQPQCDLISLLHDVTPFPVQLESNTETKFSFVEIFLSVEEEDRFADVPQHVCDLLLEYQYRNPDLSIKPVADSDEGKTTETGAEKYEKSIPMHGDEMFHNFICQIQKNPGQLLRYSRDNSTPLLLYPISGYVGKCKHCGGEMIFEVQILPTLISTLILQPRSEQNFQIEFGNVLVYTCIRSCWSTTDLYREEHVIVQAERL; from the exons ATGGCTTGTGATAATCGGACGAAAGTGTATCTGGGATACGAAGATGAATACGTCACTGACAAACACCGaccgaatattaattttatgacAAATAAAATCGGCGGATTTCCA AACTGTCATGAGAAACATACATTGTCATTACCGCAATGTAGACTGTGTGGATTATATCAACTTCTGGCACTTCAATT TTGGACTTGTCTAAGGGTTCAAGTATTAGACGAGGAGTGCAAAACAAATGCTTTAGACAGTAGCAGTGTACATGTGCCATCTACAACATCATGGTTATCAGATGCAGATGACTGGGGTGATAATATAAATGACAATTCTGAACAAAATGGGAATAATTACTTGTCAAACAATGcaatagaatttaatttttctttgcaaAGAGAAATAGATGAAAATATCAGGGAAGAACTTTCTGTATTACATGTTGATGATCCTAATGCGAACAG tCCAGCAAGTGTAGAATCTCCAGTTGGAATAGGTGCTGTAGGTAGATTAGATTCACCTCAAGCAACGGCTGAAATTGATGGAGAAGAAAGCGAAGTTGTATGCATTGATACTCCAATCCAGCCTCAATGTGATTTAATCAGTTTGTTGCATGATGTTACTCCTTTTCCTGTTCAATTAGAATCAAAtactgaaacaaaattttcattcgttgaaatattcctttctGTGGAAGAAGAAGATCGTTTTGCAGATGTACCACAACATGTTTGTGATTTACTTCTCGAATACCAATATAGAAATCCAGATTTATCAATAAAACCTGTAGCAGACTCGGATGAAGGTAAGACCACAGAAACAGGtgcagaaaaatatgaaaagagtATTCCTATGCATGGAGATGAAATGTTTCACAACTTTATTTGTCAAATACAGAAGAATCCTGGTCAGCTCTTacg ATATTCCCGAGACAATTCTACACCATTATTATTATATCCTATTAGTGGATATGTTGGAAAATGTAAACATTGCGGCGGTGAAATGATATTTGAAGTCCAAATTTTACCGACATTAATATCTACATTAATTCTTCAACCACGATCTgaacaaaatttccaaattgaATTTGGAAATGTTTTAGTTTACACTTGTATCAGAAGTTGTTGGTCTACAACAGATTTATACAGAGAAGAACATGTTATTGTTCAAGCAGAAAGATTATAG
- the Trus gene encoding programmed cell death 2 like trus isoform X1, with product MACDNRTKVYLGYEDEYVTDKHRPNINFMTNKIGGFPNCHEKHTLSLPQCRLCGLYQLLALQLYVPLDNSKYHRTLYIFACINPNCWNQNESWTCLRVQVLDEECKTNALDSSSVHVPSTTSWLSDADDWGDNINDNSEQNGNNYLSNNAIEFNFSLQREIDENIREELSVLHVDDPNANSPASVESPVGIGAVGRLDSPQATAEIDGEESEVVCIDTPIQPQCDLISLLHDVTPFPVQLESNTETKFSFVEIFLSVEEEDRFADVPQHVCDLLLEYQYRNPDLSIKPVADSDEGKTTETGAEKYEKSIPMHGDEMFHNFICQIQKNPGQLLRYSRDNSTPLLLYPISGYVGKCKHCGGEMIFEVQILPTLISTLILQPRSEQNFQIEFGNVLVYTCIRSCWSTTDLYREEHVIVQAERL from the exons ATGGCTTGTGATAATCGGACGAAAGTGTATCTGGGATACGAAGATGAATACGTCACTGACAAACACCGaccgaatattaattttatgacAAATAAAATCGGCGGATTTCCA AACTGTCATGAGAAACATACATTGTCATTACCGCAATGTAGACTGTGTGGATTATATCAACTTCTGGCACTTCAATTGTATGTTCCATTAGATAATTCTAAGTATCATCGAACACTTTATATATTCGCGTGTATTAATCCAAATTGTTGGAATCAAAATGAAAGTTGGACTTGTCTAAGGGTTCAAGTATTAGACGAGGAGTGCAAAACAAATGCTTTAGACAGTAGCAGTGTACATGTGCCATCTACAACATCATGGTTATCAGATGCAGATGACTGGGGTGATAATATAAATGACAATTCTGAACAAAATGGGAATAATTACTTGTCAAACAATGcaatagaatttaatttttctttgcaaAGAGAAATAGATGAAAATATCAGGGAAGAACTTTCTGTATTACATGTTGATGATCCTAATGCGAACAG tCCAGCAAGTGTAGAATCTCCAGTTGGAATAGGTGCTGTAGGTAGATTAGATTCACCTCAAGCAACGGCTGAAATTGATGGAGAAGAAAGCGAAGTTGTATGCATTGATACTCCAATCCAGCCTCAATGTGATTTAATCAGTTTGTTGCATGATGTTACTCCTTTTCCTGTTCAATTAGAATCAAAtactgaaacaaaattttcattcgttgaaatattcctttctGTGGAAGAAGAAGATCGTTTTGCAGATGTACCACAACATGTTTGTGATTTACTTCTCGAATACCAATATAGAAATCCAGATTTATCAATAAAACCTGTAGCAGACTCGGATGAAGGTAAGACCACAGAAACAGGtgcagaaaaatatgaaaagagtATTCCTATGCATGGAGATGAAATGTTTCACAACTTTATTTGTCAAATACAGAAGAATCCTGGTCAGCTCTTacg ATATTCCCGAGACAATTCTACACCATTATTATTATATCCTATTAGTGGATATGTTGGAAAATGTAAACATTGCGGCGGTGAAATGATATTTGAAGTCCAAATTTTACCGACATTAATATCTACATTAATTCTTCAACCACGATCTgaacaaaatttccaaattgaATTTGGAAATGTTTTAGTTTACACTTGTATCAGAAGTTGTTGGTCTACAACAGATTTATACAGAGAAGAACATGTTATTGTTCAAGCAGAAAGATTATAG
- the LOC143150772 gene encoding complex I assembly factor ACAD9, mitochondrial, with protein sequence MYLTMFIRQSKQIKKFLNLNPNCILKRNSQHATKPKDQICQKDIIYFSSPREKVREQKPLLKSLLFSDMDKTIFQKSEPQTVDRFKDFFDWLKPIQNYILSCTDANKTLDKTEILTNLKNLGVFRACVDEQYQGLGLTETELLMLMETLGALPWLSTYLVQNQIIPYKIISKYGSDSQKLEYCPKIMSTEMIPTVCVKEENNATNINNIKCQAVPYEEDSWLLSGEKSFVVNGVNANLFLVFAKILTNNIFDQKSVSLFLIERNHETMTCNRVYETIGRNQIPMCTINFDNTVVTRKNIIGEPGGALQLMLELLKPGNQTISGQAIAILRNFLNRLILDVLEIKQLDRHFYQFEFVKKIISKTVISLYTMESMAYFTSSLVDLYENIDVELERIITETYCANKCLECIQSGLHIMGANSYLNDNFYIQTFHDALALMTIDTNNLDANMYVGAAAFQHLGKFTYETVIKRRNPQEYPWYRVMTQWFTIKPKKINIKDCLHPSLEFGSYYLENSINSMVESMFVIFDQYGAEVLSHEIQMTRVTKMLTEIYATIANLSRSSRSYSIGLHNGETEKNMAVAHAYMTYNKVNAIKKEIEEGDLLNADHIHKCLADLSYDQHKYCMEHPLNRNF encoded by the coding sequence ATGTATTTAACAATGTTCATACGGCAGTCGAAACAAatcaaaaaatttctaaatttaaatcCAAATTGtatattgaaaagaaattcaCAACACGCAACGAAACCCAAAGACCAGATATGTCAAAAAGatatcatttatttttcatcaCCAAGAGAGAAAGTACGAGAACAGAAACCTCTTTTGAAGAGTTTATTATTTAGCGACATGGATAaaactatttttcaaaaatctgaACCACAAACAGTCGACAGATTTAAAGACTTCTTTGATTGGTTAAAGCCAatccaaaattatattttaagttgTACTGACGCAAACAAAACtttagataaaacagaaatactGACAAATCTTAAAAATCTTGGTGTATTTCGAGCCTGTGTTGATGAACAGTATCAAGGTTTAGGTCTAACAGAAACAGAATTATTAATGTTAATGGAAACACTTGGTGCACTACCTTGGCTTAGTACCTATTTAGTACAAAATCAGATTATACCctacaaaataatttctaaatatgGTTCAGACAGCCAGAAACTCGAATATTGTCCAAAAATTATGAGCACTGAAATGATCCCTACAGTATGtgttaaagaagaaaataatgcaacaaatattaataacataaaATGTCAAGCTGTACCATACGAAGAAGATTCCTGGCTACTAAGCGGTGAAAAATCATTTGTTGTTAATGGAGTAAATGCCAATCTTTTCTTGGTTTTTGCAAAAATCTTAACGAATAACATTTTTGACCAAAAGTCAGTATCTCTGTTTCTAATTGAACGAAATCATGAAACTATGACTTGCAATCGAGTCTACGAAACAATTGGGCGCAACCAAATACCCATGTGTACGATTAATTTTGATAATACAGTGGTAactagaaaaaatattattggcGAACCTGGTGGTGCATTGCAATTAATGCTAGAATTGCTTAAACCTGGAAATCAAACTATATCTGGCCAAGCTATTGctattttacgaaattttttaaACCGATTAATATTAGATGTCTTAGAAATTAAGCAGCTTGATAGGCATTTTTATCAGTTTGAATTTGTAAAGAAAATCATATCTAAAACAGTAATCTCTTTATATACTATGGAGAGTATGGCATATTTCACAAGTTCACTAGTGGATTTGTATGAAAATATAGATGTTGAATTAGAAAGAATTATTACTGAAACATACTGTGCAAATAAATGTTTGGAATGTATTCAATCAGGATTGCACATAATGGGTGCAAACAGTTATTTGAACGATAATTTCTATATACAAACATTTCATGATGCCCTGGCTTTAATGACGATTGATACAAACAATTTGGATGCAAACATGTATGTGGGTGCAGCTGCTTTTCAACATTTAGGAAAGTTTACATATGAGACtgtaataaaaagaagaaatccTCAAGAGTATCCTTGGTATAGAGTTATGACACAGTGGTTTACTATAAAACCAAAAAAGATTAATATTAAAGATTGTCTTCATCCATCGTTAGAATTTGGTAGTTATTATCTTGAAAATTCTATAAATTCAATGGTAGAGAGTATGTTCGTAATATTTGATCAATATGGAGCAGAAGTTTTGTCTCATGAAATACAAATGACAAGAGTCACTAAAATGCTAACAGAAATATATGCAACAATTGCTAATTTATCACGTTCATCAAGATCATACAGCATTGGTCTTCACAATGGAGAGACTGAAAAAAATATGGCAGTAGCTCATGCATATATGACATACAATAAAGTAAAtgcaattaaaaaagaaattgaagaagGGGATTTATTGAATGCTGACCACATTCATAAATGTTTAGCTGACCTGTCGTATGATCAACATAAATATTGTATGGAACATCCtttaaataggaatttctaa
- the Prosbeta5 gene encoding proteasome beta5 subunit produces the protein MALAEVCGLNSFVDFNITGEKDCLSQEFETYTGNFINNAQLAVPPYTNPAENLARLAEATDETGKHLKINFDHGTTTLGFQYKGGIILAVDSRATGGQFIGSSSMKKIVEINDYLLGTLAGGAADCVYWDRLLAKECRMYELRNRERISIAAASKLLSNAVYDYKGMGLSMGMMLAGWDKRGPGLYYVDSEGTRTIGKVFSVGSGSIYAFGTLDSGYSWDLSDEEAYELGRRSIYHATHRDAYSGGIVRVYHMKSTGWVRISDEDCKDLHYMYQEQKEKGLN, from the exons ATGGCGCTCGCTGAAGTTTGCGGTCTCAATTCGTTTGTTGATTTCAATATTACAGGTGAAAAAGATTGTCTTTCGCAAGAATTCGAAACCTATACGGGAAATTTTATCAACAATGCACAGCTGGCCGTTCCACCTTATACAAAT CCAGCCGAAAACTTGGCCCGTCTTGCAGAAGCAACCGACGAAACTGGAAAACATTTGAAGATTAATTTTGATCATGGAACTACCACATTGGGCTTTCAATACAAAGGTGGCATTATTCTTGCTGTtgattcacgtgcaacaggaggccaatttattg GTTCATCCAGCATGAAAAAGATTGTAGAAATCAATGACTATCTTCTTGGAACATTAGCCGGTGGTGCTGCAGATTGTGTTTACTGGGACCGTTTATTGGCCAAAGAATGTCGTATGTACGAATTAAGAAACAGAGAACGTATTTCTATTGCAGCGGCTAGCAAACTTTTGTCAAATGCAGTatacgattacaaaggaatgggaTTAAGTATGG gtATGATGCTTGCTGGATGGGACAAAAGAGGACCTGGTCTCTATTATGTTGATTCTGAAGGTACTCGTACAATAGGAAAAGTTTTTAGCGTAGGATCAGGATCGATCTATGCATTTGGTACGCTAGATTCTGGCTATAGCTGGGATTTATCGGACGAAGAAGCTTATGAACTTGGCAGACGATCGATTTATCATGCTACCCACAGAGATGCTTACTCTGGTGGTATTGTAAGAG TTTATCACATGAAGTCAACTGGTTGGGTGCGTATTTCTGATGAAGACTGTAAAGACCTTCATTACATGTACcaagaacaaaaagaaaaaggactTAATTAA